From Cannabis sativa cultivar Pink pepper isolate KNU-18-1 chromosome 8, ASM2916894v1, whole genome shotgun sequence, a single genomic window includes:
- the LOC115699705 gene encoding uncharacterized protein LOC115699705 — protein MEAQAVARRRISTIASHFPLDDHSLSPTHVLPMNCSSTLNSVIRRYDNKMYFARQGSAYLPNFMRQASNDDVIEETANPNTTTSLNSATRRFDSRLFFARQGSAYQANFMRQGSNDEVLPPPQSDTCPKSSDVRTEGLYYVSPERPSFSRPSFPKQPAEQYHDDPPKFATQSEILSHQREQHSSCSNVMEWSPRMDVAESGQNFVITVEIPGVRVKDIRVEVDDNKLSVAGKRSTQHWQMSGCSNDSTASAYLRREIVEGPYEVVWPLPANVNKDSVSAEFLDGFLRVIIPKL, from the exons ATGGAGGCTCAAGCTGTTGCCAGACGCAGAATCAGCACCATCGCTTCTCACTTTCCACTTGATGATCACTCCTTGTCTCCCACTCATGTCCTCCCCATG AACTGTAGCAGCACTTTAAACTCTGTGATTCGAAGGTACGATAATAAAATGTACTTTGCCAGGCAAGGATCTGCTTATCTACCCAATTTCATGAGACAAGCTTCAAATGATGACGTGATTGAGGAGACTGCAAACCCA AACACCACCACCAGTTTAAACTCTGCCACCAGAAGATTTGACAGTAGGCTGTTTTTCGCACGCCAAGGATCTGCTTATCAAGCTAATTTCATGAGGCAGGGATCCAATGATGAG GTACTTCCTCCTCCTCAATCAGACACTTGTCCTAAATCCTCTGATGTTAGAACTGAGGGTCTTTACTATGTTTCTCCAGAAAGACCCTCATTTTCTAGGCCTTCATTTCCAAAACAACCTGCTGAGCAATATCATGATGACCCTCCTAAGTTTGCTACACAAAGTGAAATACTCAGTCATCAAAGGGAGCAACACTCTTCCTGCTCTAATG TAATGGAATGGTCGCCAAGGATGGATGTTGCAGAATCTGGACAAAACTTTGTCATCACCGTTGAGATTCCAGGCGTTAGGGTCAAAGACATTAGGGTGGAAGTTGATGATAATAA GTTATCTGTAGCGGGAAAACGCTCGACACAGCACTGGCAAATGTCAGGCTGTTCAAATGACTCTACTGCCTCTGCATATCTCAGAAGAGAGATTGTTGAAGGCCCATATGAGGTTGTGTGGCCACTTCCAGCTAATGTCAACAAAGACTCTGTCTCAGCTGAGTTTCT AGATGGGTTTCTACGTGTGATTATTCCTAAACTTTGA